The Candidatus Nezhaarchaeota archaeon DNA window AGCTACTAAATCCCCCTCTCTAGCCCCTCTTCTCGTTACTAAATCTCCCTCTCTAGCCAATCCTATTATGGTACCACATAGTACGAGCTCCTTAGCCTCGGTTATGTCTCCTCCCCATACGTAGAGCCCATACCTCTTAGCCGCATCCCTCCAACCTCTGGCTATCTCCTCAATAAAGCTGATGCTCGTATCCCTCGGTACTCCCAACGTGAACAGCATTCCTAGTGGCTTTACACCCTTAGAAGCAAAGTCGCTAACGTTTATGACAACTGACTTAAACCCTATGCTATAGGGTGTCATACCTGGTAGGACGTCTGTGCCTTCTGTAAGAGCATTAGTATGGGCCACAAGGACCCATCCCTTTCCGATCCTCTTAGAGACCACGTCATCGTTGAAGCCCATGATCTCGTCAGGGTCCCTAGCAAGAATCCTCCATATTCTATCAATGATCTCCCACTCGCCGAGGTCTTTAACCTTCACAAGCTCATCCTCTGTCTTTATTAGAGTGATGCGAATCTCTCTTTTTAGAAGTTATGCCACCTAGAGTATGCATAATCGACGGTTATGATGATGAGCCAAGCGGTCTAGGGGTTCCTCCATACCTTGATATATATGCTAGGTATACTGCCGGAGCTATATGGCTTGCAGATCCCTATGCCGAGATCACGTACCTCACAGTTGACCAGTTAAGAAGCAACTTAGATGGCTACCTCAAGAAGCTATCCGAATTTGACTGCGTCATATTCATAGCAGGAGTTACCGTCCCAGGAAGATACTTGGGTGGAACACCAATTAAGCTAAGTGAATTAAAAACGTGGTCTCGCCTGCTCATAGAGCCCTTAAAAATCCTTGTGGGACCCGTCGTATCATTTGGATTTGGAGTTGAAGGTGGTAGAACGGCCATAATACCTAGAGAGGTTCAGAGAGATTTTGACTACATGTTTCACAAAGCGTTTGAAAGGTATGTTTATGAGGTCGCCTTAAGCAACTTCAAGCGCGACCTCAAACTGCCAATCTTCGATAGAGATCCAGCTTTCATAGCTAAAGTAGCTGTACGTGGAGCTAGAATAGTGACTCAGCATCCAAACTACAGCTTTAACCTGGTATGTGAAATAGAGACCTATTGGGGTTGTCCAAGATATGTTGTTGGAGGCTGCTCATTCTGCATAGAACCTCTGTATGGCGAACCAAAGTTCAGAGCCGTTGAAGAAATAGTCAGTGAAGTAGAAGCATTATACCGAGCTGGTGTTAGGCACATAAGGCTAGGTAGACAACCAGACCTCTTTACATATCAATCAAAAGAAGTGGGCGAGAGGGAATTCCCCAAGCCGAACGTAGAGGCTATAAAGAAGCTCTTTAAGGGCATAAGAGCTGTAGCACCTAACCTCGAGACTTTGCACATAGATAATGTTAATCCTGGCACGGTCTATCATCACCGAGAAGAATCGCTTGAGATATGCAAGATTATAATTGAACATCATACTCCAGGTGATGTAGCGGCCTTCGGCATAGAGTCAGCTGACCCAGTAGTTGTGAAGTTAAACAACTTAAAGGTTTACCCTGAAGAAGCGCTTGAAGCAATCCGCATAATAAATAGCGTGGGCGCACAAAGGGGCTACAACGGCTTACCACATCTTCTACCTGGTGTGAACTTCGTCTATGGATTGAAGGGCGAGACGGAAGAGACTTACAAGGCTAACTTAGACTTTATGAGAGAGGTGCTAAAGGAAGGCTTGTTGGTTAGAAGGATCAACATAAGGCAGGTAATGGCCTTTCCAGGTACACCTATGTGGGAAATTGGAGACACCATAATAAGGAAGAATAAGAGGCTCTTTAAAATCTACAAGAAGAGAATGAGAGAGGAGATAGATCTACCAATGCTTAAAAGGGTTGTTCCTGAATGGACAAAGTTAAAGGATTGCTATGTTGAGAAGCAGGGCAAGGGAGGAACTTATGCAAGGCAAGCAGGCACGTATCCCATATTAGTATTCCTACCTTATCCTCGTAGTACTAGGGAAAAGATTGATGTAATCGTCCTGAGGCATGGA harbors:
- a CDS encoding radical SAM protein, whose protein sequence is MPPRVCIIDGYDDEPSGLGVPPYLDIYARYTAGAIWLADPYAEITYLTVDQLRSNLDGYLKKLSEFDCVIFIAGVTVPGRYLGGTPIKLSELKTWSRLLIEPLKILVGPVVSFGFGVEGGRTAIIPREVQRDFDYMFHKAFERYVYEVALSNFKRDLKLPIFDRDPAFIAKVAVRGARIVTQHPNYSFNLVCEIETYWGCPRYVVGGCSFCIEPLYGEPKFRAVEEIVSEVEALYRAGVRHIRLGRQPDLFTYQSKEVGEREFPKPNVEAIKKLFKGIRAVAPNLETLHIDNVNPGTVYHHREESLEICKIIIEHHTPGDVAAFGIESADPVVVKLNNLKVYPEEALEAIRIINSVGAQRGYNGLPHLLPGVNFVYGLKGETEETYKANLDFMREVLKEGLLVRRINIRQVMAFPGTPMWEIGDTIIRKNKRLFKIYKKRMREEIDLPMLKRVVPEWTKLKDCYVEKQGKGGTYARQAGTYPILVFLPYPRSTREKIDVIVLRHGFRSVVGVETPVKLNTAHRKLLESIPGLSKNALLHILRKRPFHSLDEVKEHIPRDLIEKLKIEV